In Coleofasciculus chthonoplastes PCC 7420, the genomic window AGCCATAATCTGAATCATCGCCTTGAAATCAGCATTTCGTTGGCGATATTTGGTGATTAAATCCTCTGACTGAACTCTAACACCTAACGTTTCTAGATAATCTGCCTCAATGCGTTGAAGTTCCTGTTTATAGCACTGCTTAAACGATTGCTCAATTTTTGCCTTATCCTGCTCTGGCAGAACGTTGAGGTGGATAACGACAGTACCTCGATGCTTCGTTTCTATCGCTTGAATGGAAACCGGAACATTATCGTTTTCCTTCTCCAACTCTTGAAAAGCAACCAAAAAAGCCTGCCAATCAATCCCCTTGCGGAAAATCAACTCAACGGTTTCCCGCGTTTTTTGGAAAAGCTTCGTAAACTCACCCGGCTCAAATGTACCACTATGAGGACGGCGTTCTTGCAGTACATATCGTTTACTCTCAGGAGAATATCTGGATTTAAGATAAACATAGTCGCAGATAACTCCAGTTAAGTTGGTTGTACTATCAATATTCCAATCTTCTAAGCAAACTCCTGTAAATATTGCTCTCTCAAAGTTTGTACCTAACGCTTGAGTTCTAATCAATCGGGCTTCAGATAAATCAGCGCCGCTTAAAAGAGCATTTCTAAAATCTGCGCCTGTAAAATCAGCTTTTCTAAGATTGGCATCGGTCAAGTCGGCTTCAAGCAAATCCGTGCCAAAGAGGTTAGCCCCTTGAATGTTAGCCCCTCTCAGGTTAAACCCACTCAGATCCAATAAATTTAGGTTAGCACCCTCCAGCATGGGAGTAACATCAGGATGCTTCTCGCGCCAACTGTTCCAGTGGAATAACCCCAGTTTGACAAGATAGGAATGGGGTTCGCTATACACCATCTGACCATAACCCCGAACATCATACATAATTTGCGATCGATG contains:
- a CDS encoding pentapeptide repeat-containing protein; this translates as MYDVRGYGQMVYSEPHSYLVKLGLFHWNSWREKHPDVTPMLEGANLNLLDLSGFNLRGANIQGANLFGTDLLEADLTDANLRKADFTGADFRNALLSGADLSEARLIRTQALGTNFERAIFTGVCLEDWNIDSTTNLTGVICDYVYLKSRYSPESKRYVLQERRPHSGTFEPGEFTKLFQKTRETVELIFRKGIDWQAFLVAFQELEKENDNVPVSIQAIETKHRGTVVIHLNVLPEQDKAKIEQSFKQCYKQELQRIEADYLETLGVRVQSEDLITKYRQRNADFKAMIQIMAQAQSDFVLKGISQLE